ATGGTGTCGTGGACGCTGTCGAAGGCGGCCCACGAGAAGGCGGCCACCGCCGCGGTCGTCACCAGGATGGCGGCGAGCAACGACCGCAGCACCGGCCGGGTCCGCCACCGCGTTTCCCGCCGGCGAAGGCGTTGCGGCTGTCCGACAGTGGTCACGAGGGTGCCCCGATGCGGTGACGGCACCCCTCGCAGTACACCCAGCCGGGCGGCCACACCAGCCCGCAGTTCGGGCAGACGACGTCCGGCCCTTCGACTTCCGCGACCTCCACCACCTCGCCCGGCGGAACGCGGTTGGACTTCACCGAGCCCATCGCACTGCTGAGGAGGTCTTCCGGTGAGAGCGACGGCTTGACCCGCACCACGCCGGCCGCGGGCTCGCCGACGACGTCCACCAACCGGCCCAACCGGCGCAGGGCCTCCGCGTTGCCGGTCGCGGAGGCGAGCGCCACGGCCAGTCCCCACTGCTCCTCGGCACGCCGCGCGTCCCCGACGTCGTACGCGTCGTAGCCGGCCATCATCGCCGCGCCGAGCTCGGTCTGCCGGCTGTAGTGGGCGACCAGCGGGTGGATCACGCTGGAGAGCTTGAGATCGGCGGTCCAGCGCACGCGGATCACGCCGGGCCCGCCCCGATCCGCGCCGGGGTGGTCGACCTCCAGGTCCGCCCGCGCGACCTGGACCTCCTCGTTCAGCGGCGCGTCATCCCTGCTCACGTCGAGGCACACGTGGAAGTCCCGGCTCTCCTCGCCCCACGCGCCGGTCGAGAACACCGTCGTGCGCTGGTCGACGCGGGTGCCGTGTTCGGTCAGGTCCGCCTGCGTGGGCAGCACCTGCCGGACGAACCGCAGCCGGGCCGACCGCCCGATCCGGACCCGGATCCGGATGTCCGGCACGACCTTGTCCATCGCCGTGCGCATCATCCCGGCGAAGTCGGCCACCAGCTCGTCACCGGCCCGGACTGCGTCGGCGGACCCGTGCAGCACGGACACGATGCGCAGCAGCTCCTCCGGCGACCAGTCCGCACCGATGCCGCGCGCGTCGCAGGTGAAGCGTCCCTCGCAGTCCGCGAGCACGGCGTCCAGCTCCTGCCTGGTCTCGTGCTCGTCGCGCCCGTCGGTGAGCAGCATGACGTGCCGGATCGCCGACGGGTGGGCGGCCAGCAGCCGGTCCGCCAGCCGCAGCCACGTGCCGATGGCGGTGCCGCCGTCGGGCCTCAGCCGGCGCACGGCCTGCTTCGCCATCGCCCTGGACTCGGACGTGGCGACGATGAGGCGCCCGTCCTTCGGGT
This is a stretch of genomic DNA from Saccharothrix ecbatanensis. It encodes these proteins:
- a CDS encoding VWA domain-containing protein, coding for MTSGTQPRITLAVEQNEYLSPGDTEMHAVLTVTAAGLGGMAGPDGADAAEVIAVDCSSSMLYPPTKIASAREAAAAAIDALRDGVHFAVVAGTDTAREVYPKDGRLIVATSESRAMAKQAVRRLRPDGGTAIGTWLRLADRLLAAHPSAIRHVMLLTDGRDEHETRQELDAVLADCEGRFTCDARGIGADWSPEELLRIVSVLHGSADAVRAGDELVADFAGMMRTAMDKVVPDIRIRVRIGRSARLRFVRQVLPTQADLTEHGTRVDQRTTVFSTGAWGEESRDFHVCLDVSRDDAPLNEEVQVARADLEVDHPGADRGGPGVIRVRWTADLKLSSVIHPLVAHYSRQTELGAAMMAGYDAYDVGDARRAEEQWGLAVALASATGNAEALRRLGRLVDVVGEPAAGVVRVKPSLSPEDLLSSAMGSVKSNRVPPGEVVEVAEVEGPDVVCPNCGLVWPPGWVYCEGCRHRIGAPS